Below is a genomic region from Oxyura jamaicensis isolate SHBP4307 breed ruddy duck chromosome 33 unlocalized genomic scaffold, BPBGC_Ojam_1.0 oxy33_random_OJ69287, whole genome shotgun sequence.
CTGACGCGTTCCTGTCGGTAGGGTCCGGAACAGAGTCTGACAGCGATGAATCCGTCCCAGAGCTCGAAGAGCAAGACTCCACACAGGCCACGACACAGCAGGCGCAGgtagggaggaggagggacaCGCGCTGAGCCGGGGCAGAGTCCCCAGCACCGCCGCGGGGTTGTCACCGCTGCCTCTCGTTTGCTCCCCTCgcagcttgcagcagcagccgAGATAGATGAAGAACCCGttagcaaagcaaaacagagccGGAGCGAAAAGAAAGCACGGAAGGTGAGGTGGGGGGCGGATGggccagagctggctgcagcaaaCAGCCCGGGCGTCCCTGGGTGTTGGGGTGCTCGCATGGCAAAcctgctgggggcagcagctcctctcctcccgcCCTGGCACCGTAGCAGGAGAGGTTTCCGCGATTTCCCACCCTCGTTAGGCCCCGAGGCCAGGGGACGTCCCTGATCGCAGCCACAGTCCTTGCGGCTGGGTCGCTGCAGGTCATGGCATGGACCTGCGCCAGTCCTGGGGGGGAGaaagcttcccccccccccccccaggcttcCAGCGTCGCATCAGTCAAAAAGGAACGCTCTTGGCAGCGCTGAAACGCACGCTGCCCCGTGCGTGAGAGCTCCGGTTCCTGGACGCGGCCCCTGGGCGGCAGACGAGCGGGctgggctgccccaggagccCCTCGCCTCACTCCCTTCCTCGCTTGTTTGCCAGGCGATGTCTAAGCTGGGCCTTCGCCAGGTCACAGGAGTCACCAGGGTCACCATCCGGAAATCCAAGAACATCCTCTTCGTCATCACAAAGCCCGACGTGTACAAGAGCCCCGCGTCAGACACCTACATAGTCTTCGGCGAAGCGAAGGTGAGCCGGCCGCGTGGCCGGCCGCTGAGCTGCGCGGTGCCGGGGCTCGCCCCCCGCTGCCGCTCCCCAGGGTGCTGCGGGCGGGCCCGCGGCGCTCAGCGGGGGCTGGCACCCCCCCACCACGCAGGGCCGGCCTCGCTCAcgctccttccctcctgcagatCGAAGACCTGTCCCAGCAGGCCCAGCTGGCAGCCGCCGAGAAGTTCAAAGTGCAAGGAGAAGCCGTCTCAAACATCCAAGAGAACACACAGACCCCCACTGTGCAGGAGGAGAGCGAGGAAGAAGAGGTGAGCCTTCCTTGCTGTAGccctgcggggccgggcgctTCCCCGGCCGTCCCCTGCCCGTGGCCGT
It encodes:
- the LOC118158594 gene encoding nascent polypeptide-associated complex subunit alpha encodes the protein MSKLGLRQVTGVTRVTIRKSKNILFVITKPDVYKSPASDTYIVFGEAKIEDLSQQAQLAAAEKFKVQGEAVSNIQENTQTPTVQEESEEEEVDETGVEVKDIELVMSQANVSRAKAVRALKNNSNDIVNAIMELTM